Below is a genomic region from Geoglobus acetivorans.
ACCAGCGTCAAGGCCATGAAATACGCCACGAGAGATGCCCCACTCTACCTGCTCGGCCCGCTTGTGACGGATGCTGCTGCAGGTTATGACCACATCGCCGCTGCAATCGGTGCGGGAATAGCAGGCATGCATGGGGCAGATTTTATATGCTACGTCACACCCGCCGAGCATCTCGGGCTGCCCACAATAGAAGACGTGAAAGAAGGGGTTATTGCGGCAAAAATCGCAGCCCATGCAATTGATCTCGTGAAGGAAGGTCAGAAAGAGAGAGCAATGAAGAGAGACTACGAAATGAGCGTGGCAAGAAGGGATTTCGACTGGGAAAAACAATTCATGCTCTCACCGGACCCCGAAAAAGCAATGGAAATCCACACGAGAGTCAAGCCATCGAGCGAAACGTGCAGCATGTGCGGCGATTTGTGCGCTATAAAGACAGTTAAGGAAGCTCTGAAAAAATAACCATAAATTAAATAAACACAATTTTTAAAAAGCCTTTTTGAGCGGGGGTTGCCGAGCCAGGCCAAAGGCGGTGGACTCAAGATCCACTCCCGGAGGGGTTCGTGGGTTCAAATCCCACCCCCCGCATCTGCGAATCTAAAAAGAGACCAAAGACTTCATAAAAAGCACAGCCAATACAGTTGCTGTAACAATATCTCGGCACAAGCACTGACCACAGGAATATAAAGGGCAGGTAATAGCCAAGAGCCAGATAAAGATCAATGAATGGGTCTGAACGGAGAAGGACCCCTGACTTCTGCCCAACCACAGACACATTTCCGGCAGAGGTTATTTAAAACCTAATCAAGACATTGAGACCAAGTGCATGAAAATTTCCGAACACCATTCTATTTTACACCATTTAAGAGCTCCACGAACGCCTATCACCGGGGCTCCGTGAGAACAGCAGAAATAATCTCCATCTGTCTTTTCTCCTGACATTTTTCCGCCCCTCTCAGAATGCCAGAAAAATGAATTCAGAAAGTAGTTAGGAATAAATAATGAGCGGACCCGCCGGGATTTGAACCCGGGATCTACGGCTTAGAAGGCCGTCGCTCTATCCATGCTGAGCCACGGGCCCTCCTGCATTAACCCACTTTATCGATTTATAAAACTATTGGCAAAACCAAGATAGAGTCAGGATTAATTCTGGATGTATGAATACAACCTCTCAGGCCCAGGTTGATTCAGGAAAATTGAAGCGATAGCTGAAGAAATAAATAAAAAACTAACTGCACCAGTTTACAGATCAGCCGAGATATTTTCCTGCTACTTCTCTGGCCTTCTCGACCACACGAGCGATCTTTGAAAGAGAAGTCCCAAGATAATTCTCAGGTTTCAGCAGTTCCTCAATCTCTTCCTCTGTCAGATAAATTCTCAATTCCTCATCCTCAATCAAAAGCTCCATAAGGCTTTTACCTGTCTGATACGCTTTCATCGAGTTCCTTCTCAGTAATTCATGAGCAACCTGTCTTGATACGCCTTTTTTCGTCAGGGCAATCATCACTGCCTCACTCTGGTTTATTCCCCTCCATCTTTCAAGATTATCTCTCGCCCTCTGTTCATCGATCTGAAGATTTCTCAGCAACCTTATCGTTTTCGTGAGGATGTGATCCACCAGAATCGTTGCCTCCACAAGAATTATTCTCTCAGCAGAAGAATTGGAAAGGTCTCTCTCTTCCCACAGCAGGGCAGACTGGTGCTGTGGTTCAACAAACCCCCTCACAATTCTGGCAAGCCCACATATCTGTTCGCTGTCAATGGGATTTCTTTTGTGTGGCATCGTGGAGCTTCCAACCTGCTTTTCGGTATCAAAGCTTTCAAAAACCTCCTGAGTTTCGCTTCTCTGCCACAGTCTGATGTTAAGGGCAATTTTTTCGAGAGTTGTTGAGAGATTTGCAAGCCACTCCACATACTCGCAGTAAATGTCTCTCGGAATAATCTGAGCGGAGATTTCCGCGGGAGTAAGATTCAGATAACCCATGACTCTTTCCTCAATCTCAATTCCGTCATCCCCAAAGGCCGCCTGAGTGCCCACTGCTCCGCTCAGCTGACCAACGAGAAGTCTCTTCTTCAGTTCTTCCATCCTCTCAAGATGTCTTATCAATTCAGAAGTCCAGATGGCGAACCTGAATCCATAGGTCACGGGAAGTGCCGGCTGTCCGTGTGTTCTGCCAAGACAGATAGTTTTTTTATGCTCTTCGGCCTTACCGGCCAGAATGCTGATCAGCCTGGCGAGCCTAACCTCGAAAATCTTTATGCTGTCCCTCAACTGGGTTGCAACAGCAGTATCTATGATGTCGTTGGATGTCGCACCGAAGTGAATCCACCTGCTTGCATTGCCTGCAACTTCCGATACAGCCCTGACCAGACTCATAACATCATGCTTTATCTCTGCCTCAATCTCCTTAACCCGCTCTGGAGATACCTCACGGGAGTTTCTTTTCGCCACTTCATAATCCTGATGGCTGAGAAAGCCCTTATCAGCAAGTGCTTTCAGAAGCGCAAGCTCAACCCAGATCATCCTTCGTATGCGGCTCTCCTCGCTCCAGATTCTTTTCATTTCCGGTGTTCCATACCGGTAGTCAATGGGATGAACAATGTGCATGGTTGAACCTGAAGGTCAGGAGGATATAAATATTTGGAATTCAGAATAGCAGACGGTTGTCAAAGTCTTTTACGGCATCCTTAACGCAGTAGAATTCTCTGCCTATTTTTTTCAGATATTTACACTTTTTTCCGGTGTATCCTGAGATGCAGAGCTGGCAGTCTTCAGGATAAACCTTCTTTATACCGATACCCAGTTTCTCAATTCTTGAGCCTAACATGAGCCATCACCATAAATTAATAGTGCTTTCCATCATAAAATTCTTATTCCCAAGCTCATTCACACACCTTGCTGATGGGTCCGTGGTCTAGTGGTTATGACGCTGCCCTTACGAGGCAGTGATCGCCGGTTCGAATCCGGCCGGACCCACTGTAATTTCCTGCCAGAGGATGATTTACCCACCTTAGAAACTCCAGAAGACGGTCCTCAAGAAACTGGGACAGGTTAGGGATGTATTCCCTTGAAGCTTCCAGGACATCCTTCCGAACAGTCAGGCTGACACGAACCTTCCCAAGGTTTGGACGAGGCATAATGAAATAACATACGCATAAAATGATAAAGTTAGCGGGAGCTGTAATAAAATAAAAAATAAGAGTTTAGAGTAAAAAAGAGTTTATTATTATATTCCCCAGTGAGGGTGTTCTCTTACTCTTTTACTCTTCTCTTCTAATTGGACATATTGGACACATTGGACACGGGACATGACACCCTTCAACTTGGACACGTTGGACACATTGGACACAGGGTTCGACACACCTTAACCTCACAAAATTATATGTTTGTTTACTGTGTCCAATATGTCCAAGTGAAATCTGAGGAATCTGACAGGAGTTTCAACCGAGAACAGAATGAAAAGTATTGGACATGGGACTATACTCCTCCTTCAACTGGGGTTATCTCTTAAACTCCCAACTCATCCCTTAGATTGTCTTCTCATCATGACTGTTTTTGGACATATTGGACATCCACAGGAAATGGTGGTGTTAGCATGTGGCATAGTATGTTGTTATTGAAAACATTAGAACTTTTGACTAACGCCCCCGACCTTTTCAAGCTTTATATTTGCAATAAATTCCAAATGTACTATGGAGATTGACGTCAAGAAAGATAAGATCAATCAGATACTATTCATCGGAAGACAAGATAAGATTTCAATCAAGAAGCTGAGATAGTTGCTCCTTGTACTTCTCTTTCCTGATCTCTGAAAATTTCAGAAACTCCTCCTTCACGTTCTCTGGGATTACATCAAGGATTTTCTCACCTGTAATTAAAAGCAAGGCATATAATTTTGAAAGGGTGTCCTTTAGTTCATCATCAATTTTGATCTGCTCTGTTCCAGTGTGGATCACCCTATAATGCTGAAGCTGCACTGTTGGAAGCCACTCAAACACGATTTTCCACCCTTTATCAGTGAGTACTAACCTGTTGTCCTCAAATTTAACCCAACCAGCTGAAACCATATTTAGCACTAAATCAGATAGTCTCTCATCGACATCAATATCTAAAGCAATGAAGTTCAATAACAAATCTAGGGCTCGATAAAGTTCGTGATTAATTTTTTCTTCTTCAAATTCTTTGTCATAATTTTCAGATTCCAAAATCGTTATGAGTTTGTTGAGTTCCTCTTTCCTTATTCTGCCAAGTTCTTTCAATTTTTCGAAGTTTAGCGTATAGATTTTCTTTCTTCTGTCTTCTCTGTCGATTTTTTCTTCGATTAACCCTATTTTTAGGAGATCTTTTAGATGTTTTGCCAAAACAGGATCAGAAAGTTTTGTTTTCATTTTCAACTCCGCCCATGTTTTCTCCCCACTCGCTAAAAGTTGTAAGATTTTCCTCTTGCTATCACTCAGTACTTTTAACCCTGTATATTTCATACCAACCACTAAGTAACTAAGTGTTACCGAAACATTTAAATTTTTTGAGTTCTTTACTTAGTATGTACTAAGTGATTGAGGTGATAATTAGTGGTGGGAACGCTAAGGGATTACGGGATGATCCAGCTTAACATAACTGTATATCCAGAACACGCTAAAATCATTGATAAAATTCTGAAAAAGCAGTATTCAAAACCTATTGCCCACAAATCTGCTTCTGAAATTGTAAGACGGGCAATTGAGCATTATGCAGAGTTTCTCGGGGTAAGATTAGATGCTTAAAAATTAGAAAGGGAGGGGCACATGCTGGTCGGAACTTCAGAAAATGGAGGGTCCA
It encodes:
- the purB gene encoding adenylosuccinate lyase codes for the protein MHIVHPIDYRYGTPEMKRIWSEESRIRRMIWVELALLKALADKGFLSHQDYEVAKRNSREVSPERVKEIEAEIKHDVMSLVRAVSEVAGNASRWIHFGATSNDIIDTAVATQLRDSIKIFEVRLARLISILAGKAEEHKKTICLGRTHGQPALPVTYGFRFAIWTSELIRHLERMEELKKRLLVGQLSGAVGTQAAFGDDGIEIEERVMGYLNLTPAEISAQIIPRDIYCEYVEWLANLSTTLEKIALNIRLWQRSETQEVFESFDTEKQVGSSTMPHKRNPIDSEQICGLARIVRGFVEPQHQSALLWEERDLSNSSAERIILVEATILVDHILTKTIRLLRNLQIDEQRARDNLERWRGINQSEAVMIALTKKGVSRQVAHELLRRNSMKAYQTGKSLMELLIEDEELRIYLTEEEIEELLKPENYLGTSLSKIARVVEKAREVAGKYLG
- a CDS encoding ribbon-helix-helix domain-containing protein — translated: MVGTLRDYGMIQLNITVYPEHAKIIDKILKKQYSKPIAHKSASEIVRRAIEHYAEFLGVRLDA
- a CDS encoding ArsR/SmtB family transcription factor, translating into MKYTGLKVLSDSKRKILQLLASGEKTWAELKMKTKLSDPVLAKHLKDLLKIGLIEEKIDREDRRKKIYTLNFEKLKELGRIRKEELNKLITILESENYDKEFEEEKINHELYRALDLLLNFIALDIDVDERLSDLVLNMVSAGWVKFEDNRLVLTDKGWKIVFEWLPTVQLQHYRVIHTGTEQIKIDDELKDTLSKLYALLLITGEKILDVIPENVKEEFLKFSEIRKEKYKEQLSQLLD